TTctacacattttatattttttatagtatagaaAAGCATTTTACTTTCACAAAGATATGCCAAATATTTACGAACACTTGCTCCATTATCTAATAGTAAAACCTTAATTTCCTCACACCCTCTTCGTAAAAATGCATGGCATAAAGTTGTACAACCATGATTTTCAGTAGCATCTATATAGGCaccattttcaattaatgtatatataatttctgttttaatactttttcaccGTATAATATAGCATACATTATTGGCGTTAAACCTTTCCTATCACAAATATTTACATCAGCACCTTTCTGAATTAGAAAACTTACACGTTCCTTATTAcaattaacatcttttaataaatacaataaaagtatattatcatatttgtttatgttCACTCCATTATCAataagtatttgtattatttctttaaacatatgAGAACGAATAGCATAATTTAAAGGTGTCAATCCAATATTATCGATTACATTAACATCAGCTCCATGTTCGATGAGTTTAATAATGACATCGATATCACACTCATATTTTATAGCATAAATTAGAGGTGAATACCCTTTGTTATCAAGTGCTCTCACGTCGCCTCCATTATGTatgatctaaaaataatatttttattcatttttaattttattgcaagcattaaaaatgtttcaccatatacatctttcacattaatattatttccattttgaataattttggcAATGAATTTATCATCACTTTTCTTTGCAACCTCTATACTGAACCAAAACTGATTGTAACTACCACTTATTTTACTAATATCAGCTCCTGATATTAGATTGATCACTTTATTGATCATTACAATAGATAACAGCATAATATAAACTTGTTCTGCCATATATATCCATTGCATTTACATTGGCTTCAGCATTAATCAATCTTCCGATATtctcattattgttatttttaatagcatACATTAAAGGAGTAACTCCACCAGAATCACATTTATTGATGTCTGCacctaaatttatcaatttatttattatttccactttgtagtttttatttatcgcataatAATGGTGTTAATCCATGTCCATCAATGGCATTAACATCTGCACCGTTATCAATAAGTGCTGATATAATTTCCTTATCTCTATTAAgctttaaatctattattaatggTTTAGTACAATCATTTTCATCGgcgataaagtttaaaatttcatcatggtatttcatttcattaacatctgCACCATTATGAATGATTTCTAAAATACAATCAGCACAACAATTATTATTCAGTGCCAAATATAGAAGAcgattatatatttcattcattctaAAAGTagtgatttcattattataattaagcatattcaaaaactgtttaattcTACTTGGTTTAGATACTACTACATTAGTTAAGACTGTATCACTAAATGTGTATGGCGAGATCTCTAGTCTTCTCTTTGTAAGTTCTAACCACAAATCTTCATCTGCATTTAATGGTAATTTCATTAAAGGTTCTTCCATGGCATTATTTTTGGCATTTATATTTGCACCTGAATCTATCAACAATCTAATAACTGCGATATCGTCACCACTACAAAAATAACTTATTGCcaaatgtaatattgaatttcCCTTATGGtcacatatttcattaacatttgcacccatttctaatatttattttatgaaatttacatttctCTTACTCTTTATAGATTGCAATAATGGTGAAACATGTCTTTCATCTCTATCGTTAATAATTCCACCTCTGTCAATCAATCGTCTTATCATTTTGATATCCATACCAAGCCTTATAGCAGCAGTAATAATTGATGGTAAAttattggttatatcaaaaatatttttaacatcaaaataatccaataaaataatcaacatttctttactttttgtcttataaaataaataatataatttaaaatttgtcattatcCTTTTGATTTCATCCGTGTTCCTTTCCAATATTTCAACAACTTTATCGACATCATCATCAACAATTCCTTCAACAATATTATCGTAACACATCTTTATGTTATGTTTTGGAGGACCTTGAAATATCTTTAATGTTCTTTTAGACACTTTTGAAACTTCATTACTTCTATCTCAAAACTTTATTActatctgaaaaatgaaataaaaaatatttttaattaaaatttattctatgtatgaTTTAATACTAACATGTatgatttaatacataatactgTGGAACATATCGATGACTTCAGTGAAATTTAGCACATTATTCAATCCTGTGCAAGGTTTCTCAATCTTTTTATCTCAGCAAGTGCTTTTTTATTGGAGGGAGTCAGGGGCTTCAAACTGGCGATGGGTGAGGTCCTTGGCGAGGTCCACTTGTCTATTAAACAGGTGGAGGAAACTGTGAAGAAACCAGTCTCCATCGCCAATGTAATTGTCGCTCCTGGTCCTAAGTTGGTTAATCCCCTGCTGTCAGACCAGACACTGGCCATCAAAATTAAGGGGGCCGCCATTAAGAAAGTCCTGTATAACCTGGTCAGAGGGCTTCGACAGAGCTAACCCTAAAGAAGGTCCTGACCTTTAGTGGGAAAGGTTCCAGATTTCCCAGTCACTAAGAAAAGGGAATGGCATAATTCTGGTGGCATAATGAGCAGCAGACAGCATGACTGCTAAAGGCTGATGTTCTCAAAAAGAACGGGTTGAAGGTTCAGTTACTGGCCGAGCAAAGACCAATTTAAGTTGAtacgataaattttatatttatgatagcCATATATGTAGTACAGATAGGGTGCGCCTAtccaatttagtttaatatatgacaaatgaaCAGCCGGACACAAAAAGCTACTGGTGGATTTACTAAGCGTATACCGTTCACACTACTAAGTTAGATCTAGGAGCTAATAGGATATTGGTTAATTAAACTGTTTGAGGCACAGAAGCGCTTCGTGGTACGGACAtccagtcttatgctttagggcattTGTTGCCCTGCTTTGTTGTCGCTGGTGGTAGCAAGGGAGGGGGgcagtagaaggcccacagaaaattggggttgttcaggcagtctaggaaggtgatagctgattaaaaaaaagacaaaaattgttttccagatatttcaaactataattaaatatttactacaatagttcaaaaattaaagggacacctatatttctaatgaaaaaaaaaaattaaagcttgagaatatttcaaaaaccatcaaattagaaaaaaaaaccagtgagaagaaaagattttcttCGTATTTGATCGAACACAttgggaaattaaattttctcagtaaactgtaataaaatcatttaaatcgtTTATCATATTTCCCGATCTAAgtaacgtattgatacaaataaatatgttaatta
This DNA window, taken from Lycorma delicatula isolate Av1 chromosome 7, ASM4794821v1, whole genome shotgun sequence, encodes the following:
- the LOC142327594 gene encoding uncharacterized protein LOC142327594 — its product is MGANVNEICDHKGNSILHLAISYFCSGDDIAVIRLLIDSGANINAKNNAMEEPLMKLPLNADEDLWLELTKRRLEISPYTFSDTVLTNVVVSKPSRIKQFLNMLNYNNEITTFRMNEIYNRLLYLALNNNCCADCILEIIHNGADVNEMKYHDEILNFIADENDCTKPLIIDLKLNRDKEIISALIDNGADVNAIDGHGLTPLLCDK